The Carcharodon carcharias isolate sCarCar2 chromosome 23, sCarCar2.pri, whole genome shotgun sequence genome includes the window TATCCATACTTTAGCAAGACAATCCCAAGGATCCAGTTGTATCAGTTTTTTTGTTACAATGGCAACATGTATAAATAACAACACAATTAAACATTTAGTCACTGATTCCACCAACCAGGAGCACAGCTTGGAAAATTACAGGCTCGCCGTTTCTTAAGATAAGCTCCTTGTAAATAGGCATAGAGGCATACGCACTGGACCCCTACCAAACGCCCCAAATAATGACCACGGCCGTCATCGCCTTGAAGGACAAAGAAGGAAGGATTGTGGAATCGCTGGTCCTCCTTTATTCATTTGTGAAGCTCAAGGCAGGGTAAGGGTGCCAACGAGAAACCTTCTTCCACAAGGGCACGAGCACAAGATAGAGGATAAGACTATGGGCCCATCTTAGCTCATTCTCATTCAGGAGAAGCCAATAGCCCCATGACATAACAGCATCCACTAACATTCCACATTTAACAGCAAGCCTTGTTAATGCTGcagaaatatatttatttatatatatttattccCGCATCCGCAGTATTATGTTTGTATTAGTGTTTAATACGCAATGATTTGCTGATTTGATACATGGTTTGCCAGCCTATTTGTCTCTCTGCACCTTCGGGGCGCTAGCAGACCAGAGCGGAAGTGACGTGACGTCAGCGGGGAGAGTGCAGTCAAAGGTCAGCGTGAGCCAGGCAACTTCCTTTCAAGCGGGTGGTGGCCATTGAGCAGCAGTAACCGAGCCGGTGAATTGACTAGTTTGAATCCGTCTCCATCCGTGGCTCGGGCGCGTTGCCCCTTCCCCATCGCAGCCCCGAGTGAAACCAGCAGCCCTCCTGTGAGCGGCTGGCGCTCTATTTGCGGGCTTGCTGCCTGGGTTAGGCTGCAGACGGGAGGGTTTATTTGGGCGGCTTTCCGGGGCCTTCAGTGCGGCTGGAGCCCCTCTGCTCCCGGGGCTGCAAGAGCGGCCTCTTTGCCCTCTCCCTGGGTGGCAAGACCTCACTTATCACCGCAAGGACAGTCCTCAGCCGCCGGGATGGGAGTTTTCCGTTCATATGTATCCCCATGCGGAGAAACTGACTTGCAGCCGTGTGTCATACACAGTAAATGTTGAAAGtctgcacccccctcacccccggtGAGGCTCCACTGACTGGGGAATCCACGTTACAGAATCCAGCATTGCACTCAGATCAGTGACGGCTTTTGTGTGAGGGCAAAAATGTAATTCATATCAGCTCCCATATCGCttctcaaagtgtttcacagccaatgaattaacaTTTATTTAAAGTTGTATCGGCAAATTGAGAAACAGCAAGAAGCACACACACTACATGAGATGAATTGCTGGTTAGATCAGTGGCACCGGTTGCAGGATGAACACTGATCGCCTGATGGGGAGAACCCCCATCTCCTCTTGAAGTGCGTTTGTTTTCCCATTTGCTTGTCTTTCGTGACATAGTCTGCCTTGTCTTCACAGAAATGGGCAAGTTTATGAAACCTGGGAAGGTTGTTCTGGTGCTGGCCGGACGCTACGCTGGGCGCAAAGGTGTCATCGTGAAGGTACGGTTCTTAATGATTGTGGTTGCTTATAAAAAAAATAACTTAAACGTGGCTTTTAATGGTACAGCAGTTGATACTCCAGATATTGCATATCTGGCTGTAAAACATTGAGAATTGGTTTTAAGAATTTGACTTTACCTAGCAACTTTTTACAGCAGATTATCTCCTGGTGCTTCACGTAGTATTGGTGTTTTTGGTGGCAGCTAAATAAGGTGGTTTTATTGGCAATGTTAAAACTGGAGAAACACCTGTCTTGCTGCCCAGAGCGCAGCAACAATTGTGGAGTCAAGGGTCACAGCACATTGAAGTTGGGTATTTGGTCCAGCTTCCCTATGTTTGCTGTGCCTGTGGATAATGTTGCAAGAGGTGGCATGAGGGTGGGCTTCTGGGCATCCAGCATGCGATCCACTGGATGCAGGAGTAAAAGTGACTAGTTGTGCTGACTCCGTTGGTGGGCATGGCACTAGCCGCAAACAGTGCCAAGGAGGTGGACCACAGTCAATGGGTGGCAGTTGAACTAGTTAGGCTGTGGAAAGATAGACAAAGAGAGGTACTGTGATGAGGGCCATTGTTACAAGAATGTATATGATTTTGACCAGGACAGTCTAACCATCAATCTGACATTTTATCTGCAGTAATTGGGGGCAGTGGAGAATTCGTATAGTGCTTTGTCACATCAACTCACTTTCTCACCGGGTGGATTATTTTGATATGCAGTGACTGTTCCTGCAGAGACACAGTGGGGTGAAGTCAAAGATCCCAGAAATGGCAGTGAAATGAATAGTCTGTTTCTTTTCCTAATTAAAGGCAAAATATTGGCCCCTGTGGTGGGGGAAATTTCTGTTTCCATATAAATGCACTGGGGTCTTTAACATCTGTCGGGAACCCTATCAAATTCAGTATATCCTCATTTCTGTATTGGTGATCAGTCTATTATGTGCTCGAGCAACAGAACCCATAACCCTCAAACTCGAGATGAAAAATGCCACCTAATCCTGGAGTGGGTTTTGCACAAATTGCCTGGCATGGCCAGCAACTGAACAGAAAACTAGCACAACTGGCCTGAGTGTGGTAATTGTGGATAATGGCTGTTTACATATTGTAATACCATAAACTAAATATTGTGCTTTTATCTCACAGAACATCGATGATGGAACCTCTGACAGACCCTACAGTCATGCTCTTGTTGCTGGTATAGATCGTTACCCTCGTAAAGTGACTGCCAAAATGGGCAAGAAGAAGGTGGCCAAGAGGTCCAAGATCAAGTCCTTTGTGAAAGTATATAACTACAACCACCTGATGCCAACCAGGTAAGCGCCGGAACATGTGTTATTGTATGTGCAAGTAGTACGAGTTTATTTGTTGAGCACTGATATGTTCAGAAGTGTTTTTAGGGCTAGAAGATCACTCCTAGATAGAAAACCTTGAATTTAGATGGCTTAAGGCCATATTCCAAGGTTGGAAGCTGCATTTTCATTATAGAAGCCCCCTACTTGTGATGTACTGGGAGCTTTCCCGAACTTAATTTGTGCCTTTAACAGGTAGTTTTAACCAGAATATCAGTGGTGTTGAACTACTGGATAGAAACCTTTCAAATCCAATGCATAAGTTGTAGAACTCAGTGTACGAGGCTGACTTGTGTGCTGGATTTAATGTTTTATGTGAAATTTTATTTGCCATTCCACACTGTTATCCTGGGAGCTTAGGTGCTTATTGTTACTGTATCCTGTGGAAAATAATTAGCTTGTTATGAGGAGATGTGATTTAAGAAAGTGGACGGTGGTGCCCTACGTTGTCTACTGTGTGCTGCATGTCTGGGCCAGGTGAAGAGAGGGATATGATGCTGAGTTGGTTAGCGTCAGTTTCTCTTTAACTCCCttgtcccac containing:
- the rpl27 gene encoding 60S ribosomal protein L27; this translates as MGKFMKPGKVVLVLAGRYAGRKGVIVKNIDDGTSDRPYSHALVAGIDRYPRKVTAKMGKKKVAKRSKIKSFVKVYNYNHLMPTRYSVDIPLDKTIVNKDVFRDPALKRKARREAKVKFEERYKTGKNKWFFQKLRF